A genomic region of Photobacterium swingsii contains the following coding sequences:
- the ligA gene encoding NAD-dependent DNA ligase LigA: MSLDIQQQLTELRQQLTYHGYRYYVEDNPEIPDAEYDRLMQQLLAIEAEHPEWVTDDSPSQRVGGTPLDGFSQIKHELPMLSLDNAFNDEELQAFEKRLLDRLPSEQQVTYCGEPKLDGLAVSLMYENGVLTQAATRGDGTTGENITANVRTIRSIPLRLRGDDWPARLEVRGEVFMPKAGFEALNERALKKGEKTFANPRNAAAGSLRQLDSKITASRPLSFYAYSVGVVDGLELAPSQYDRLLQLKGWGLPMCPEIRPLTSIQAVIAYYQEIGERRDSLPYEIDGVVFKVDTISLQERLGFVARAPRWAIAYKFPAQEEMTVLNNVEFQVGRTGAVTPVAKLEPVFVGGVTVSNATLHNADEVARLGVMVGDTVIIRRAGDVIPQIVSVVESRRPSDAKLITFPTDCPVCGSRVERVEGEAVSRCSGGLFCQAQRKEALKHFVSRKALDVDGCGEKVIEQLVDREMVATPAELFKLSAGVVTVLDRMGPKSAQKLVDSLAASKVTTLPRFLYSLGIREVGEATAANLANHFESLDAIKIATKEQLIEVSDVGDIVAEHIYNFFREQHNTDVIEDLLQVGIEWPAIEKLEEGVERPLEGKTVVLTGSLSQLGRSEAKELLQSMGAKVTGSVSKKTDLLVAGEAAGSKLAKAQELGIEIWDEQALVDFTQR, from the coding sequence ATGAGTCTTGATATTCAGCAGCAGCTTACTGAGTTGCGTCAACAGCTTACTTATCACGGGTATCGTTACTATGTTGAAGATAACCCAGAGATCCCAGATGCTGAATATGATCGTTTGATGCAACAGCTACTGGCTATTGAAGCCGAGCACCCTGAGTGGGTAACAGATGACTCACCAAGTCAGCGAGTCGGTGGTACACCATTAGACGGCTTTAGCCAAATAAAGCATGAATTACCTATGCTTTCGCTTGATAACGCTTTTAATGATGAAGAACTTCAAGCATTCGAAAAAAGACTGTTAGATCGCTTACCTTCAGAGCAGCAGGTTACTTATTGCGGTGAGCCTAAACTGGATGGCCTAGCTGTTAGCTTGATGTATGAAAACGGTGTATTAACCCAAGCAGCAACACGCGGTGATGGTACGACCGGTGAGAACATTACGGCTAACGTACGCACAATCCGCTCAATACCATTAAGACTCCGTGGTGATGACTGGCCTGCTCGTTTGGAAGTGCGTGGCGAAGTCTTTATGCCTAAAGCCGGTTTTGAAGCGCTAAATGAACGTGCTTTAAAGAAAGGTGAAAAAACATTCGCCAACCCTCGTAACGCTGCAGCAGGTAGTTTACGTCAGCTCGATTCTAAAATTACCGCTTCACGCCCGCTCAGTTTTTATGCTTATTCAGTGGGCGTTGTTGATGGCTTAGAGCTTGCGCCTAGCCAATATGACCGCCTATTACAGCTTAAAGGCTGGGGCTTACCTATGTGCCCTGAGATCCGTCCGCTAACGAGTATCCAAGCTGTAATCGCTTACTATCAAGAGATCGGTGAGCGTCGCGATTCGCTACCTTACGAAATTGACGGTGTGGTCTTTAAAGTTGACACTATTAGTTTGCAAGAGCGTTTAGGCTTTGTCGCTCGTGCACCGCGTTGGGCAATTGCGTATAAGTTTCCTGCGCAAGAAGAAATGACAGTGCTTAATAATGTCGAATTTCAGGTTGGACGCACAGGGGCTGTTACACCCGTAGCTAAATTGGAGCCTGTATTTGTCGGTGGCGTTACAGTGAGCAATGCTACCTTGCACAATGCCGATGAAGTCGCACGTCTGGGTGTCATGGTTGGTGATACTGTCATTATTCGCCGTGCGGGCGATGTGATTCCGCAAATTGTGTCTGTGGTAGAGTCTCGTCGCCCTAGTGATGCAAAACTTATTACTTTCCCTACTGATTGTCCTGTGTGTGGTTCGCGAGTTGAGCGTGTCGAAGGTGAAGCGGTTTCTCGTTGTTCTGGTGGCCTATTTTGCCAAGCGCAGCGTAAAGAAGCGTTAAAGCACTTTGTGTCGCGTAAAGCATTAGATGTTGATGGCTGTGGCGAAAAGGTGATTGAACAGTTGGTGGATCGTGAAATGGTTGCAACACCAGCCGAACTATTTAAGTTATCGGCGGGTGTCGTGACGGTTTTAGATCGCATGGGTCCTAAGTCGGCGCAAAAATTAGTGGATTCACTGGCTGCTTCTAAAGTGACGACCTTACCGCGTTTTCTATACTCGCTAGGTATTCGTGAGGTAGGTGAAGCCACTGCGGCAAACTTGGCCAATCACTTCGAATCTTTGGATGCAATAAAAATTGCGACCAAAGAGCAGCTCATTGAAGTGAGTGATGTTGGCGATATCGTTGCCGAACACATCTACAATTTCTTCCGTGAGCAGCATAATACCGATGTGATTGAGGATTTACTGCAAGTGGGAATTGAATGGCCGGCGATAGAGAAGCTAGAAGAAGGTGTCGAGCGCCCATTAGAAGGCAAAACTGTGGTTTTAACAGGGAGTTTGTCACAACTTGGCCGTTCTGAAGCCAAAGAGCTACTGCAATCTATGGGAGCAAAAGTCACGGGTAGCGTTTCTAAAAAAACGGATTTGTTGGTTGCAGGTGAAGCCGCAGGGTCTAAATTAGCTAAAGCCCAAGAGCTTGGAATTGAAATTTGGGATGAACAAGCATTAGTTGATTTTACACAACGTTAA